The following are from one region of the Sciurus carolinensis chromosome 5, mSciCar1.2, whole genome shotgun sequence genome:
- the Casp7 gene encoding caspase-7, translated as MADDQDHVGEQGAGDSASTDTVDAKPDRSMFGSSIFRKKKKNGSTQSVRTPRDRVPTYQYNMNFEKVGKCIIINNKNFDKVTGMGVRNGTDKDAEALFKCFRSLGFDVTVYNDCSCAKMQDLLKRASEEDHSDSACFACILLSHGEENLIYGKDGVTPIKDLTAHFRGDRCKTLLEKPKLFFIQACRGTELDDGIQADSGPINDTDANPRYKIPVEADFLFAYSTVPGYYSWRNPGKGSWFVQALCSILDEHGKDLEIMQILTRVNDRVARHFESQSEDPRFNEKKQIPCVVSMLTKELYFSK; from the exons ATGGCAGATGATCAGGACCATGTTGGGGAGCAGGGAGCCGGGGATTCTGCAAGTACAGACACCGTTGATGCTAAGCCAGATCGATCCATGTTTGGCTCATCCATTTTCCG taagaagaagaaaaatggttcCACACAATCAGTCAGGACCCCCCGGGACCGAGTGCCCACGTATCAGTATAACATGAATTTTGAGAAGGTGGGCAAATgcatcatcatcaacaacaagAACTTCGACAAAGTGACAG GTATGGGTGTCCGAAATGGAACAGACAAAGATGCGGAGGCCCTCTTCAAGTGCTTCCGGAGCCTGGGTTTTGATGTGACTGTCTATAATGACTGCTCTTGTGCCAAGATGCAAGATCTGCTTAAACGAG CTTCTGAGGAGGACCACTCTGACTCAGCCTGCTTCGCCTGCATCTTATTAAGCCATGGAGAAGAAAATCTAATTTACGGTAAAGATGGCGTGACTCCCATAAAGGATCTGACGGCCCATTTTAGGGGAGATCGATGCAAAACCCTTTTAGAGAAACCCAAGCTCTTCTTCATTCAG GCTTGTCGAGGGACAGAGCTCGATGACGGGATCCAGGCTGACTCAGGGCCTATCAATGACACCGATGCTAATCCCAGATATAAGATCCCAGTGGAGGCCGACTTCCTCTTCGCTTATTCCACGGTCCCAG GATATTACTCCTGGAGGAACCCGGGCAAAGGCTCCTGGTTTGTGCAGGCCCTCTGCTCCATCCTGGATGAGCACGGCAAAGACCTGGAGATCATGCAGATCCTCACCAGAGTGAACGACAGGGTAGCCAGGCACTTTGAGTCCCAGTCTGAGGACCCCCGCTTCAATGAGAAAAAGCAGATCCCCTGCGTGGTCTCTATGCTCACCAAAGAACTCTACTTCTCCAAGTAA